The Elgaria multicarinata webbii isolate HBS135686 ecotype San Diego chromosome 1, rElgMul1.1.pri, whole genome shotgun sequence genome includes the window ACAACGGTGCCTTGTTAGATATGCCAGGCTCTCTAAACACTGCTGTGAAAGGCAACCAGGTCCCTGGCAGCTCTGCACAAGGCAGCAGATGGTTGGCAGAGTCCAATGTAGACCAGGACAGTTGTGCCTTGCCAGACCAAAGAGATGCAGGTTGTGACGCAGGTGATGACTTGAATTGTAAATTCCCCCAAGGCCGGCTGTGTGCACGAAACCCACATACAGAGCCTCCCTGTGAGACTGTGACAAAAGTGAAAGCCTTTGAACCTGGAACAGAGATCCTGAACAAGAGGAgttcaaagaaaaaaatgaacgaGATGATATTTTGCTTGGTCTCCGTCCCAGTGAAATCTGAACTGAACCTGCCAGATACTGATAGGAACAACAATGTAACGCAGGGAGCCAATGAGAAGAATGGTCTTGATAACAGTGGGGTTCTGCAGGAACAAAGTCTTCTAAGTACGTCTTCCACAGACTTGGAGCTCCAAGCCCTTACAGGAAGCATGACAAATAAGAATGAGTTACAAAAACAAGAGTGGTGGAGACCAGAGTTCAAACAAATGAATGACCTCAAAGTCCTGCAGCCTGCAAAGCACAAGGAGCTCCAGTACTCTGGCTCATGGCCAGGTGATCAGTACAAGGACCAGCAAACACAGACCAGTTTTACAGAAGAACCCAAAATCCTGCGGCATTCCCATGACTTAGAACTCAGGGGATCAAATACGGTGACAACTTCCCAGTTGTTAAGATACGGAATGTCCACTGCAGAGCCAACGCTGACTGTATTACCCGCTGATGGCAGAAAATGTAGGCCGGTTCCATCCACTGTGAAAAGTCAGGGGTGTCTTGAGAAACCCAGCAATAGTGTTTGTTCTAGGGCTGGAGAACTTGGCCCAAAGACATGCCCAAACCTGCCTTGTGCTTCCTGCACAGGTGTTCCTGGGCAGGAAAGGGAAACAGTTTCCATCCTCAAAGAGGAAGGAAGTTCACCTTGCAGCAGTAAAGAGCTGTTTGGGCAATTCCTCTTGAAACCCGTAAGCCGCCGTCCTTGGGATATAATCAGTGAGCTGGAAAGTTTTAACAAGGAGcttcaggaacaggaagaaagTAGTGAagatggtgtggagaatgaggacaagaaggagagagaagaggaagggcaggaaggaaagaaagagaggggaacTTGTATGACTGATGGGCCCAGCCAGGACCATAGTCCCGATATGCAATCCAAAACTGTTATCCCACTTGCTCCTGTATCTAAACAGGGAAATAATAAAAGCAAGTCTGAAAGTTTAGGTGCGTCTGAAAGTTCAAGTGGAAGAGACATACTTAGTGACCTTCACATACATGCTAGGTTGcaacaaaaaggacaaaaagagAGGGGTGAATCAGTTAGGACAACAAATGGATATCTTACTGTAGAATCAAGAAAAGAGGAGGTTGGGAAAAGGATAATAAAGCAGGCTACTAGTCCGCAGCCAGCCAAAAAGGTTCTGTCAGGTAGCTACAGCTACGACAGTCACTACAATCCATTCAACAGCATCAACTTCAGGGAAGAGTGTCAAGTTAAAAACCACAAAGTAAGTGTCATTGACTTTGATACACCAAAGAAGAATGTGGCAGCCAGGAATAACCTAGCTGTGGAAAGAGGGTCTTTAGCGCGCTTATCTTTAACAAATAGGAATCAAGGTCTCTCTGAGCCAGATTTGAGATCTGTGGGGCTCGATGAAGGGCCTGGCACACTTGATTGTTATGGGCAGCCTGTTGTCGCTGAGATTCCTCCACATGAATCACTTCAGGCAAGAGCAGCCAGGATCCTGGGCATAGATGTAGCTGTGGAGTCCCTCTTACCTGGTAACAGAATACTTTGGGACAAACATTCTCACTCCAACAGCATGCCTCAGAGCCCCGAATTATCAACGGAAAAGGTAGTGGGGGACATGATGGAAGCAAAAGCGGCTTCTTATGAAGGAAGACGAAAGTGTGGCTGGACAGAAAGCTCCTTCTTTGTTGGAGATAGAAACATCTCATTGGGGTCTTTTGAAGACCAGAGCTCTATTCCAGAGACGTTGATAGCTGAACAACATTTTGAGCACTATAAAGATCTCAGTGGACCCCAAGAAGACCAAGCTCTCCCTCTTGAATCTGCTGCGCTTCCATTTGTAGAAAGAAATTTGGTTCCACCCAGCCTCGAAAAGCGAGCTAGGAGTACTTCGAAGGTGATCGAGACCTTGCAAGGCAAACTTGCAGCTCCCCCTAGCCGAGCTGCCATGGATCGTCTGGTGAGGATGAAAGAAGTGGACTCAGTCTCTCGCATGAGACGTCTCAGCATAAAAAATGCAGATTCGGGTGAGGATGGAGATGAGGACAAACAGCCCAAGGGgtcagaagaaagaggaagcgatGCCTCCTTTGGCCGTAATGAGCTGCCCCGCAAACTGTCCCATGGGAGTTCTGTTTCCAAGCGCATCATCTCGCTAGCTGAAAACGGACTCTTGGACAACAGGAGCGAGAAGAAAACTGAGAAAGATTTCTTTTGTTTTGGTAAGCGTGTTTGCATGTAAGGGTTTGCGGGTTCTGCACTTCAGCGGGAGAGTAGACACTTCCTCTGAAGGGGAAGGGTATTTTCCTGTTTCCATCTTGGGTATAAACACTGCAACTGCTATTTAATTCCTagcaaggaaacaaacaaaaacagtcagTCAGTGGTCGAGGTACCTATTCTAACACG containing:
- the JCAD gene encoding junctional cadherin 5-associated protein, producing the protein MFSVEDLLISHGYKLSKNPTNEYENRGDGFQPEVADRRSGHGTLNGFPANSGAHPSSKKTGTKSYLNDNESSHVIQGRHLGPSYHRDFPSLVNTHASEAGFYDRPQLGWSSRPKTDKDLAYWRRRGQDFSVLLGYTDRGDSEMKGMAVPCASYGHDKESQWEMGGRVENVRRTGMPENWKPPSDYKWQNLRTEGWNQPTKFGGLVSDSDRERLLQEMYSTRQGGPATASCVKGKSQSLPRVLLRESMRAAGVPPLVNHKHSLSGMKTTSCPPTGLGLEASKHPDPATHFLPLPKPKYGRPLKPPSYELHQQTRGSLEANSLQDDLRKDEAISYLTKVNEQIQDSCVQDPGLEPPLYIPPPCYKSPAQQSMNRHLPGEVPDYDVCFNNGLQSPLERAILGYPPTAGTGGEHWKDELILHDKRSHPWHVEGYLSSVQYIPFDDPRIRHIKIAPPDGLQEEDRPAGVANRIPSYAFQDNSLELEYNGALLDMPGSLNTAVKGNQVPGSSAQGSRWLAESNVDQDSCALPDQRDAGCDAGDDLNCKFPQGRLCARNPHTEPPCETVTKVKAFEPGTEILNKRSSKKKMNEMIFCLVSVPVKSELNLPDTDRNNNVTQGANEKNGLDNSGVLQEQSLLSTSSTDLELQALTGSMTNKNELQKQEWWRPEFKQMNDLKVLQPAKHKELQYSGSWPGDQYKDQQTQTSFTEEPKILRHSHDLELRGSNTVTTSQLLRYGMSTAEPTLTVLPADGRKCRPVPSTVKSQGCLEKPSNSVCSRAGELGPKTCPNLPCASCTGVPGQERETVSILKEEGSSPCSSKELFGQFLLKPVSRRPWDIISELESFNKELQEQEESSEDGVENEDKKEREEEGQEGKKERGTCMTDGPSQDHSPDMQSKTVIPLAPVSKQGNNKSKSESLGASESSSGRDILSDLHIHARLQQKGQKERGESVRTTNGYLTVESRKEEVGKRIIKQATSPQPAKKVLSGSYSYDSHYNPFNSINFREECQVKNHKVSVIDFDTPKKNVAARNNLAVERGSLARLSLTNRNQGLSEPDLRSVGLDEGPGTLDCYGQPVVAEIPPHESLQARAARILGIDVAVESLLPGNRILWDKHSHSNSMPQSPELSTEKVVGDMMEAKAASYEGRRKCGWTESSFFVGDRNISLGSFEDQSSIPETLIAEQHFEHYKDLSGPQEDQALPLESAALPFVERNLVPPSLEKRARSTSKVIETLQGKLAAPPSRAAMDRLVRMKEVDSVSRMRRLSIKNADSGEDGDEDKQPKGSEERGSDASFGRNELPRKLSHGSSVSKRIISLAENGLLDNRSEKKTEKDFFCFDAYDPTRVERV